In the Sediminibacter sp. Hel_I_10 genome, one interval contains:
- a CDS encoding sulfotransferase codes for MGFQKTGTTSLEHALQFLDYRVCGGVKHLMDFEHSEDLQEYLVSLLKNWDAFQDMPWPLFYKELYELYPDAKFILTIRPTEQWIKSVVNYFASIRVPLHQKIYKVPCAEGHEVVYKKVYNQHNNDVIAFFKNKPNFIIMKQGLNFDYDTLCGFLNIDKVPQMAFPHARNNKKRQLPNYKLYRDLRSLYWNFKKKY; via the coding sequence TTGGGCTTCCAAAAAACGGGCACTACCTCCTTGGAACATGCGCTTCAGTTTTTGGATTATAGAGTATGTGGCGGGGTTAAACATTTAATGGATTTTGAACATTCCGAAGACTTGCAAGAGTATTTAGTCAGCCTGCTCAAAAACTGGGACGCCTTTCAAGATATGCCATGGCCTTTATTTTATAAAGAACTGTACGAGCTTTATCCTGATGCTAAATTTATACTTACCATTAGACCTACCGAACAATGGATTAAAAGTGTAGTGAACTATTTTGCAAGTATTAGAGTTCCCTTACACCAAAAAATTTATAAAGTACCTTGTGCCGAAGGTCACGAGGTAGTCTATAAAAAAGTCTATAACCAACATAATAATGACGTTATTGCTTTTTTTAAGAACAAACCTAACTTTATAATTATGAAACAAGGTCTAAACTTTGATTATGATACTCTATGCGGTTTTTTGAATATTGACAAAGTGCCGCAGATGGCTTTCCCCCATGCCAGAAATAATAAAAAACGTCAATTGCCAAACTATAAATTATATCGTGATCTCCGCTCGCTCTATTGGAATTTCAAAAAGAAATATTGA
- a CDS encoding glycosyltransferase family 4 protein, producing the protein MILKKKKILIVSSEFPPQPGGIGNHAYHLALQLSQQGFVVRVMADQRSDDGEEEATFDEGLPFKVIRTKKRHPRFLMYLTRLSTLFAEIGRSSQVIATGKFSLWSVGFYSGFFKRRSIAVVHGTEVNFKTFWLKQSVAWSLRRFHKIIAVSHYTKSLIAYLELDLTVIPNGIDFEQWQLSIDGSPQFLKGSPKLITIGNVTSRKGQQNVISHLPMLLKHYPDLHYHAVGLKTETDAFMDLAERLQVESHLTFHGRVSDEKLKAMLLNSDIFVMLSSATATGDVEGFGIAILEANAMGLPAIGAKGCGIEDAISNQHSGILIDGGNGTEFLEAIRQLLSHKEAYRDRAVKWALDHRWEVIINQYVEVLSTE; encoded by the coding sequence ATGATTTTGAAGAAAAAAAAGATATTAATCGTTAGTTCAGAATTTCCTCCCCAGCCGGGTGGGATAGGGAATCATGCCTATCATTTGGCATTACAATTATCGCAACAGGGTTTTGTTGTTCGGGTAATGGCAGATCAACGTTCGGATGATGGTGAAGAGGAAGCTACATTTGATGAAGGTTTGCCTTTTAAAGTAATCAGAACAAAAAAAAGGCATCCGCGCTTTTTGATGTATTTGACACGACTGAGCACACTGTTTGCGGAAATAGGGCGTTCAAGCCAGGTCATAGCCACTGGTAAATTTTCTCTATGGAGTGTAGGGTTTTATAGTGGGTTTTTTAAACGACGCTCCATCGCAGTCGTCCATGGTACTGAGGTCAATTTTAAAACGTTTTGGTTGAAACAGTCCGTAGCATGGTCCTTGAGACGATTTCATAAGATTATTGCAGTCTCCCATTACACCAAAAGTTTGATAGCGTATTTGGAGTTAGACCTTACGGTGATCCCAAATGGGATTGATTTTGAGCAATGGCAGTTGTCCATAGACGGGTCTCCTCAGTTTTTAAAAGGGAGTCCTAAATTGATCACAATAGGCAATGTGACCTCTAGAAAAGGACAACAAAACGTCATTAGCCACTTACCAATGCTATTAAAACACTACCCCGATTTACACTACCACGCTGTGGGCTTAAAAACAGAGACAGATGCCTTTATGGATTTGGCAGAGCGGCTTCAAGTTGAATCACATCTGACCTTTCATGGTAGAGTTTCTGACGAAAAGTTAAAGGCCATGCTATTAAATTCTGATATTTTCGTCATGTTGAGTAGCGCAACCGCTACCGGTGATGTTGAAGGTTTTGGGATTGCTATTTTAGAGGCTAATGCTATGGGGTTACCAGCCATAGGCGCCAAAGGTTGTGGCATTGAAGATGCTATTTCTAACCAGCACTCTGGGATCTTGATCGATGGAGGGAATGGTACCGAGTTTCTAGAGGCTATTAGGCAATTATTATCACATAAGGAAGCCTATCGTGATCGGGCTGTAAAATGGGCTTTAGATCACCGATGGGAGGTTATTATAAACCAATATGTAGAGGTGTTATCTACTGAATAG
- a CDS encoding bifunctional 2-polyprenyl-6-hydroxyphenol methylase/3-demethylubiquinol 3-O-methyltransferase UbiG, with protein sequence MKASFTNTNTKNVGQVSKSNPGWKGKGSPTLKSLISKLLTNLKTYVLNGNLNLLINNLKSTASNISTFILKKNQKKVICPCCHWKGPGFITTCNAKRVNYNSNCPQCDSRSRHRGLSILLSKIFENKQLSLLFFAPEKILMNVIQNSLEQIDVKTTDYYSVDVDYPNEDVQKLTFANASFNYVLCNHVIEHVPNDDEAFKEISRILKKNGKAVITIPGDYHIAKTVEFEQTDSNGHFRHYGLEVIEKMQLYFSEVETIDLHSLSQSEYGIRKNDLAFICFK encoded by the coding sequence ATGAAAGCATCATTTACGAATACAAATACTAAAAATGTTGGTCAAGTTTCCAAAAGTAATCCTGGCTGGAAAGGCAAAGGATCTCCTACATTGAAAAGTTTAATTTCCAAATTATTGACAAATCTCAAAACTTATGTTTTGAATGGTAATTTGAACTTGTTGATTAACAATTTAAAATCAACGGCTTCAAATATCTCTACTTTTATTCTCAAAAAGAATCAGAAAAAAGTAATCTGCCCTTGCTGTCATTGGAAAGGACCTGGTTTTATTACAACTTGCAATGCTAAAAGAGTAAATTACAATTCCAATTGTCCACAGTGTGACTCACGATCAAGACATCGCGGACTTTCTATCTTATTGAGCAAGATTTTTGAAAACAAACAGTTGTCACTTTTATTTTTTGCCCCAGAAAAAATATTGATGAATGTGATCCAAAATAGTCTCGAGCAGATTGATGTCAAAACAACAGATTATTATTCTGTAGATGTTGACTACCCAAATGAAGATGTACAAAAACTTACATTCGCTAATGCTAGTTTTAACTATGTTCTCTGTAATCATGTTATTGAGCACGTCCCTAATGATGACGAAGCCTTTAAGGAAATCTCAAGAATATTAAAGAAAAATGGTAAGGCTGTCATTACGATACCAGGAGACTACCACATCGCTAAAACCGTTGAATTTGAGCAAACAGATAGCAACGGTCACTTTAGACATTATGGTCTAGAAGTGATTGAAAAAATGCAGTTGTATTTCAGCGAGGTAGAAACTATAGATTTACATTCATTGTCTCAGTCAGAATACGGCATTAGAAAAAATGACTTAGCATTCATTTGTTTTAAATGA
- a CDS encoding glycosyltransferase family 4 protein, whose protein sequence is MKIIFFNTYNQSFLSGFFLELGTVLSNRGHKILICSLKSRNQNIELPSGISIRIIKKSHKIKNYYNIFRVIKLENPDVVVSNFSFVNPAVLSSKLLKIKHNFIWFHTLKSQMNFSKRNIFIKSVFMRLSNAIITNSKELQKEVIVEYNQKRNKVYALPFTTSIHRIEAVSLAFQKKSDLIYIGCPGRINHDKNQNLLIDVLAVLKDERFVMVFAGKGDLSILEKNPNYELYKRQIIYLGNLTAYEMVDFYKKMDVVVLPSLNESFGLVLIEALASGSKTLVSHRFGALDYINTDTSHFTFDPKDPKDLSHKILRILSSDFDKKTFEDLYFSFFSMDKIARQFENIINIEPNTNS, encoded by the coding sequence ATGAAAATTATTTTTTTTAATACATATAATCAAAGTTTTCTCTCAGGTTTTTTTTTAGAATTGGGCACGGTCTTGTCCAATCGCGGTCATAAGATTTTGATTTGTAGTTTAAAATCTCGCAATCAAAACATTGAGCTTCCTTCTGGGATTTCTATTCGTATTATTAAAAAAAGTCATAAAATAAAAAATTATTATAACATATTCAGAGTTATAAAATTAGAAAACCCTGATGTAGTGGTTTCAAATTTTAGCTTTGTGAATCCCGCTGTACTATCTTCTAAATTACTGAAAATCAAACATAATTTCATTTGGTTTCATACGCTAAAAAGTCAAATGAATTTTAGCAAGCGCAATATCTTCATTAAGTCTGTTTTTATGAGACTCTCCAATGCTATAATAACAAATTCAAAGGAACTACAAAAGGAGGTTATTGTTGAATATAATCAGAAAAGAAATAAGGTGTATGCGCTTCCCTTTACGACCTCTATACATCGCATAGAGGCAGTATCTCTAGCGTTTCAAAAAAAATCAGACTTAATCTATATAGGTTGTCCTGGTAGGATCAATCACGACAAAAATCAGAATCTGTTGATTGATGTGCTTGCTGTTTTAAAAGATGAAAGATTTGTTATGGTTTTCGCAGGTAAGGGCGACTTGAGTATTCTTGAAAAGAATCCAAACTATGAGCTATACAAAAGGCAAATTATTTATTTAGGGAATCTTACAGCATATGAAATGGTGGATTTTTATAAAAAAATGGATGTGGTGGTGTTACCGAGCTTGAATGAGTCTTTTGGTCTTGTTCTTATAGAAGCATTAGCTTCTGGGAGTAAAACCTTAGTATCTCATCGATTCGGTGCATTGGATTATATCAATACAGACACTTCCCATTTTACATTTGATCCGAAAGACCCAAAGGATTTATCTCATAAGATATTAAGAATATTATCTTCAGATTTTGATAAAAAAACGTTTGAAGACTTATATTTCAGTTTTTTCTCTATGGATAAAATTGCAAGACAGTTTGAGAACATCATCAATATAGAACCAAATACAAACTCTTGA
- a CDS encoding bifunctional 2-polyprenyl-6-hydroxyphenol methylase/3-demethylubiquinol 3-O-methyltransferase UbiG has product MTNYELLRWLTFPVMTVHLQTVRRDVRHLVKSLKKTRRSVSILDVGGRKSPYTIGLSASITLLDVPQEQGTKQDLNLGFTESILKTIQKKRSNISDLIIQDMTTSTLTDASYDAVTCIEVIEHVPNDEDFVANISKVIKPGGWAYFTTPNGDFIKNEGPDRNMDHVRHYTKSELQSLLDRYFKKVEVRYAVKTGTYRVMGLKGIKASNPLGIIKTASANIINGFQSKGLENTSMETAHLIAVAYK; this is encoded by the coding sequence ATGACAAACTATGAGCTGTTACGTTGGTTAACGTTTCCTGTAATGACGGTACACTTACAGACCGTAAGGCGTGATGTTAGGCATCTGGTAAAATCCTTAAAAAAGACCCGTAGATCCGTTTCAATTTTGGATGTTGGTGGTCGAAAATCTCCTTATACTATCGGATTATCAGCATCGATTACCCTTTTGGATGTGCCCCAAGAGCAAGGCACTAAACAGGATCTTAATCTTGGTTTTACCGAGTCTATTTTAAAGACTATTCAAAAAAAACGTTCTAATATCTCAGACTTAATTATTCAAGACATGACCACATCAACACTCACTGATGCCAGCTATGATGCTGTTACCTGTATTGAGGTCATAGAGCACGTTCCCAATGATGAAGACTTTGTAGCCAATATTTCTAAAGTGATCAAACCCGGTGGATGGGCTTACTTTACCACACCAAATGGTGATTTTATAAAAAACGAAGGTCCTGACCGTAACATGGATCACGTGCGGCACTATACTAAATCTGAATTACAATCTTTACTTGACCGCTATTTTAAAAAAGTAGAGGTACGGTATGCAGTTAAAACAGGAACTTATAGAGTGATGGGATTAAAAGGTATCAAAGCCTCAAATCCTCTTGGGATAATAAAAACAGCTTCTGCCAATATCATAAATGGTTTTCAGTCTAAAGGGCTTGAAAATACATCTATGGAAACGGCCCATTTGATTGCTGTAGCCTATAAGTGA
- a CDS encoding glycosyltransferase family 4 protein, which translates to MRILIFFTFNKGLLSEFYKDLSYRLSSEGHEVFNFHLKHKPGQFEKFNVTFYSEKRGSLLKNYISTFQIIKRVKPDIVVSNFGYINPAVLFGRLFGVKRNIAWFHTAYGFTKPNRLKVINKTIYLNLADVVIANSQQLQKELTAIYRVDPVKTRSVPFWTNILDTPTANVSIFKNLDSSVFKIGCPGRLEFEKNHQSVIKTLADLKTSSAQKIKLFIAGEGSYQPELKHLVKSLNLEQEVVFLGGLSAEDMVGFYKSMNVIVLPSYHEAFGLVFIEAAALGASILVSSKFGALNFIDRSKYDLSEFTFDPNSKTELEDKIRHYIEGSTIGLIDFKMLYDATFDKDVIYKKIHSIIIGSEEV; encoded by the coding sequence TTGAGAATTTTAATTTTCTTTACGTTTAATAAGGGGCTCCTCTCTGAGTTTTACAAAGATCTATCTTACAGATTGTCTTCTGAGGGGCATGAGGTCTTTAATTTTCACTTAAAACATAAACCGGGTCAGTTTGAAAAATTTAACGTGACTTTTTATTCTGAAAAGCGAGGGAGTTTATTAAAAAATTATATATCGACATTTCAGATCATCAAACGCGTGAAACCTGATATTGTAGTCTCTAATTTCGGTTATATCAATCCTGCGGTGCTTTTTGGAAGATTATTTGGTGTTAAACGAAATATTGCTTGGTTTCATACGGCCTATGGATTTACGAAACCAAATAGATTAAAAGTTATAAATAAAACTATTTATTTGAATCTAGCCGATGTGGTAATTGCTAATTCTCAGCAGTTACAGAAAGAGTTAACTGCTATCTATAGGGTTGATCCAGTTAAAACCAGAAGTGTACCATTTTGGACGAATATTCTAGATACTCCTACAGCCAATGTTAGCATTTTTAAAAATCTTGACTCTAGTGTTTTTAAGATAGGTTGTCCTGGTCGATTGGAGTTTGAAAAAAATCATCAAAGTGTTATAAAGACCTTGGCTGATCTCAAAACTTCAAGTGCTCAAAAGATCAAACTGTTTATTGCTGGTGAGGGCTCTTATCAACCAGAGTTGAAGCACTTAGTGAAGTCTTTGAATTTAGAACAAGAAGTAGTGTTTTTGGGCGGCTTATCAGCAGAAGATATGGTTGGATTTTATAAAAGTATGAACGTTATTGTATTACCGAGTTATCACGAAGCGTTCGGTCTGGTTTTTATTGAGGCAGCTGCTTTAGGCGCTTCAATTCTCGTGTCTTCAAAATTTGGAGCATTAAATTTTATTGACCGCTCTAAGTATGATTTAAGCGAGTTTACATTTGACCCCAACTCTAAAACTGAATTGGAAGATAAAATTCGCCATTATATCGAAGGTTCGACTATAGGGCTAATTGATTTTAAAATGCTCTATGACGCTACTTTTGATAAGGATGTTATTTACAAAAAGATACATAGTATTATCATTGGCTCAGAAGAGGTTTGA
- a CDS encoding glycosyltransferase family 4 protein — MKHKAQKKRIGLVLSSAPGYSETFFRNKINGLQAQGHDVILFVDYAPDPNQNYPCLVVTNAQLDGAFVKRFIGLLGIFLRTLFLHFRKSAQLYQLDRADGLPLKSRARNLILNEFLLNYSLDWLHFGFGMLAYQRENVATAIGAQMAVSFRGFDLYLSPLKHPGCYDLLFKKQVCYHVLSHEMKNTLIAQKVSSEHITVITPAIDTEFFKNVIQEEQKSVLRIVTIARLHWKKGLEYTLEALAQLAQSGVVFQYSIIGAGEEQERLVFAAYQLGVLESVKFLGQLTPKAIREQLAQSDLYLQYSIQEGFCNAVLEAQAMRLLCVVSDAEGLSENVLHNKTGWVVPKRQPSLLADQIMNILKLSKAEQQKIKTTASRRVQEEFNLSKQQIEFEQFYA; from the coding sequence ATGAAACATAAAGCTCAAAAAAAAAGAATTGGTTTGGTGCTGTCTTCTGCTCCTGGGTATTCTGAGACTTTTTTTCGAAATAAAATCAATGGACTACAAGCTCAAGGACATGATGTGATTTTATTTGTGGATTATGCTCCAGATCCAAATCAAAATTATCCTTGTCTAGTTGTTACAAATGCGCAATTGGATGGTGCTTTTGTAAAACGGTTTATAGGATTATTAGGTATTTTCCTGCGTACACTTTTTTTACATTTTAGGAAGAGCGCTCAACTTTATCAATTGGATCGAGCCGATGGACTTCCTTTAAAGTCTCGTGCTAGAAATCTTATTTTGAATGAGTTTTTACTCAATTATTCCTTAGACTGGCTCCATTTTGGGTTTGGTATGTTGGCTTATCAAAGAGAAAATGTTGCCACAGCTATTGGAGCGCAAATGGCGGTAAGCTTTAGGGGATTCGATTTATATTTGTCGCCTCTTAAGCATCCAGGGTGCTATGATTTACTGTTTAAAAAACAAGTCTGTTATCATGTGCTCTCTCATGAAATGAAAAACACCTTAATAGCGCAAAAAGTGTCTTCAGAACATATCACCGTGATTACTCCAGCTATTGATACTGAATTTTTCAAAAATGTGATTCAAGAAGAACAGAAGAGTGTGCTTCGAATCGTAACAATTGCCAGACTACATTGGAAAAAGGGCTTAGAATATACTTTGGAGGCTTTGGCGCAGCTAGCTCAATCTGGCGTGGTGTTTCAATACTCGATTATTGGAGCGGGAGAGGAACAGGAGCGTTTGGTGTTTGCTGCATATCAATTAGGTGTTTTAGAGTCGGTTAAGTTTTTAGGCCAATTAACCCCAAAAGCCATTAGAGAACAGTTGGCGCAGTCGGATTTGTATTTGCAATACAGTATTCAAGAAGGGTTTTGCAATGCCGTTCTTGAAGCTCAAGCCATGCGTCTTTTATGCGTGGTGAGTGATGCCGAAGGCCTTTCCGAAAATGTCTTGCACAATAAAACGGGTTGGGTTGTACCTAAACGCCAACCGAGCTTACTTGCAGATCAGATTATGAACATCCTCAAGTTGTCGAAGGCAGAGCAGCAGAAAATTAAAACAACTGCGAGTAGACGGGTTCAAGAAGAATTTAATCTTTCAAAACAACAAATAGAATTTGAGCAGTTCTATGCGTAG
- a CDS encoding glycosyltransferase, with product MTLTIISHTEHYKDADGNIVGLGSTVTEINQLLEIFDEIVHIAMLHDELAPANTLAYVSDRIIFVPTPAVGGPRLKDKLNVIFGAPRVLGLISKYLDHSDYFQFRAPTGIGVYVLPYLFLFKQKKQGWFKYAGNWKQERPPLGYRFQRWLLQHQSRKVTINGVWDDQPEHCLSFENPCLTKNEVEEGQQLIAVKTFEFPIELCFVGRIEPEKGVDLFMESLSRLSKNQSKKIGKVHFVGTSEHLEEYVVKAGDQPVNMNFHGRLSRTEVHEIYKRCHAIVLPSASEGFPKVITEAMNYGCLPMVSNVSSIGQMIQDGVNGYLIEYLTVEGVQDTLIRLLSQSQAQYEALASVSKAAMEQFTYSHYNEHLLNTVLMK from the coding sequence GTGACCCTCACCATTATTTCACATACTGAGCATTATAAAGATGCAGATGGCAATATCGTTGGCTTAGGTTCTACGGTTACTGAGATTAACCAGTTGTTAGAGATTTTTGATGAGATTGTGCATATTGCGATGTTGCATGATGAGTTAGCCCCAGCAAACACTTTGGCCTATGTTTCTGATCGGATTATATTTGTTCCTACCCCTGCTGTAGGAGGTCCAAGACTGAAGGATAAATTGAACGTGATTTTTGGAGCACCAAGAGTTTTAGGTCTTATTTCTAAGTACTTGGATCATTCTGATTATTTTCAATTTCGAGCGCCTACGGGGATTGGTGTTTATGTGCTTCCTTATTTATTTTTATTTAAGCAGAAAAAACAAGGATGGTTTAAATATGCCGGTAATTGGAAGCAGGAGCGGCCGCCATTGGGATATCGTTTTCAACGCTGGTTATTACAACACCAGTCTCGAAAGGTGACCATTAATGGGGTTTGGGATGATCAACCAGAACATTGTCTCAGTTTTGAGAATCCGTGTTTAACTAAAAATGAGGTTGAGGAGGGGCAGCAGCTTATAGCAGTTAAAACATTTGAATTCCCTATTGAACTCTGTTTTGTTGGCCGTATAGAGCCAGAGAAAGGGGTGGATTTATTTATGGAAAGTTTATCACGATTATCTAAAAACCAATCTAAAAAGATTGGTAAGGTGCACTTTGTTGGGACCAGTGAGCACTTAGAGGAGTATGTGGTTAAAGCAGGAGATCAGCCCGTAAATATGAATTTTCATGGTCGACTCTCAAGAACTGAGGTACATGAGATTTATAAGCGATGTCATGCTATTGTACTACCTTCAGCGTCGGAAGGTTTCCCGAAAGTGATTACAGAGGCCATGAATTACGGTTGTTTGCCAATGGTATCGAACGTGTCCTCTATAGGACAAATGATTCAGGATGGCGTGAATGGATATTTAATAGAATATTTGACAGTGGAAGGGGTGCAAGACACTTTGATCAGGTTATTATCTCAAAGCCAAGCTCAGTATGAAGCACTTGCTTCAGTATCCAAAGCCGCTATGGAACAATTCACCTATTCTCATTACAATGAGCATCTATTAAACACTGTTTTAATGAAATAA
- a CDS encoding glycosyltransferase family 4 protein, with protein sequence MSKVLKIAVYSGEIPSTTFIERLIVGLSKKDCKVYLFGVLSQRMSYNASVKLLGYRQNRLFKLLYLLKYNSLLFFTKAAQKKQFDRFLKSEGRNDLYSKVKYYPVLYYQPDVFHLQWAKGIGEWAWVEDFGIRLIVSLRGAHINYSPIADAELADEYKTYFPKISGFHAVSKAIAKVAVTYGAPADLIKVVYSGLPLADIQTEIETEREASGLDNLDIKTLHIISVGRPHWIKGYVHALDACKQLKRLGIPFTYTIVGGNSDIELLYQINDLELNGEVTLTEHQSYQAVQMLIENADVLLLPSHKEGVANVVLEAMAMGTLVLSTDCGGMNEVVVDGENGFLTPIRDFKHMAERLQHISKLSTEEKTKLKRNAIQTITAQHTEPLMISKMMALYADVVANNL encoded by the coding sequence ATGTCGAAAGTATTAAAAATTGCTGTGTATTCTGGGGAAATTCCAAGTACTACCTTTATTGAGCGCCTCATTGTAGGACTTTCTAAAAAGGATTGTAAAGTTTATCTATTCGGAGTTTTGTCTCAACGGATGTCTTATAATGCGTCGGTAAAGCTGCTCGGCTATCGTCAAAATAGACTTTTTAAACTCCTCTATTTGTTAAAATATAATAGTTTGCTTTTTTTTACTAAAGCCGCTCAGAAAAAACAATTTGATCGTTTTTTGAAATCTGAAGGACGCAATGATTTATATAGTAAAGTCAAATATTATCCAGTGCTCTATTATCAACCAGACGTTTTTCATTTGCAGTGGGCTAAGGGAATTGGTGAATGGGCTTGGGTTGAAGATTTTGGAATACGTTTGATAGTGAGTCTTAGAGGCGCACATATTAATTATTCACCCATTGCAGATGCTGAGTTAGCAGATGAGTATAAAACATATTTCCCTAAAATCTCTGGATTTCACGCGGTGTCGAAAGCAATCGCTAAGGTTGCTGTAACCTATGGAGCTCCTGCAGATTTGATTAAGGTGGTCTATAGTGGGTTGCCTTTGGCAGACATTCAAACTGAAATTGAAACGGAACGGGAAGCTTCAGGATTGGATAATCTCGATATAAAGACCTTACACATTATTTCAGTGGGCCGTCCCCATTGGATCAAAGGTTATGTTCATGCGCTCGACGCTTGTAAGCAACTGAAGCGTTTAGGAATACCTTTTACTTATACAATTGTTGGAGGAAATAGTGATATAGAATTGCTGTATCAAATCAATGATTTAGAACTCAACGGGGAAGTGACTTTGACAGAGCATCAATCATACCAAGCCGTACAGATGCTTATTGAAAATGCTGATGTATTACTTTTACCAAGTCATAAGGAAGGTGTTGCTAATGTGGTATTAGAAGCTATGGCTATGGGAACTTTAGTTCTGTCTACAGATTGTGGTGGGATGAACGAGGTGGTTGTTGATGGCGAAAATGGTTTTTTAACGCCTATTCGAGACTTCAAACATATGGCAGAACGCTTACAGCATATTTCTAAGTTATCAACAGAAGAAAAAACAAAACTAAAACGTAATGCTATTCAAACCATAACAGCCCAACATACAGAGCCCTTAATGATTTCTAAGATGATGGCTCTTTATGCTGATGTGGTTGCTAATAATCTGTAA
- a CDS encoding glycosyltransferase family 2 protein has product MPFSFLTYLQPTHYFRRLNKSGVSVFPKVALLPSSVMSSLEFDSRYSSLMAQDYDLSWQAVQKGYTGTTETYSAFDSLPLKDNYIFARKHFHAVWVFFVCLIRLLSFHNPYKECRAWYGTRGIKRADYNTLILDAKWDDFESQLIKEAPLVSVIIPTLNRYEYLKDVLKDLEGQDYPHFEVVVVDQSEPFQNDFYRDFDLKMIIIRQEEKALWLARNTAIEKAQGTLIALSEDDVRIASDWIRLHLKCLDFFDAQVSAGVFHPAGQEIPKDRAFFAIASQFATGNAMLYKSVFKSVGLFDRQFEKQRMGDGEFGMRVYLEGIRSISNPLASCIDVKAGTGGLREMGSWDAFRPATFFAPRPIPSVIYYFRRYFGTAATKMALLRMVPLSIFPYQFKKNKPLLVIGVFLTVLLIPLVLYQVAKAWRLATIKLKEGPKIPELD; this is encoded by the coding sequence ATGCCTTTTAGCTTTTTAACTTATTTACAGCCCACCCATTATTTTAGACGTTTGAATAAGTCTGGCGTTTCGGTTTTTCCTAAAGTGGCATTATTGCCATCATCTGTAATGTCTAGTCTTGAGTTTGATAGCAGATATAGTTCGTTAATGGCTCAAGATTACGATTTATCATGGCAGGCGGTTCAAAAAGGATATACCGGTACCACTGAAACTTACAGCGCATTTGATAGCTTGCCTTTAAAGGATAATTATATTTTTGCCCGTAAACATTTTCATGCGGTTTGGGTTTTTTTTGTATGCCTCATTAGGCTATTGTCTTTTCATAACCCTTATAAAGAATGCAGGGCCTGGTATGGCACACGAGGGATAAAACGAGCTGATTATAATACCCTTATTTTGGACGCTAAATGGGATGATTTTGAATCTCAGTTGATCAAAGAAGCCCCACTAGTGAGTGTTATCATTCCTACCTTAAACCGTTATGAGTATTTAAAAGATGTGCTCAAGGATTTAGAGGGGCAAGACTATCCGCATTTTGAAGTGGTGGTGGTGGATCAATCCGAACCTTTTCAAAATGATTTTTATAGGGACTTTGATCTAAAGATGATCATCATCCGTCAAGAGGAGAAAGCGCTGTGGTTGGCTAGAAATACCGCCATTGAAAAAGCTCAAGGAACGCTCATTGCGCTTTCTGAAGATGATGTACGTATTGCCTCTGATTGGATCCGTTTGCATCTCAAATGCTTAGACTTTTTCGATGCTCAAGTGTCCGCAGGAGTGTTTCATCCAGCAGGTCAAGAGATTCCTAAAGATCGAGCGTTTTTTGCTATTGCCTCACAATTCGCTACTGGTAACGCCATGCTGTACAAATCTGTTTTTAAAAGCGTAGGTTTATTCGATCGGCAATTTGAAAAACAGCGCATGGGCGATGGCGAATTTGGAATGCGGGTGTATTTAGAGGGTATTAGAAGTATTTCAAATCCGCTGGCCTCTTGTATTGATGTGAAGGCTGGTACCGGAGGACTTCGTGAAATGGGAAGTTGGGATGCTTTTAGACCTGCTACTTTTTTTGCACCCCGACCCATCCCTAGTGTGATTTATTACTTTCGGCGGTATTTTGGCACTGCTGCTACTAAAATGGCTCTGTTGCGCATGGTGCCCTTATCTATTTTTCCGTATCAGTTTAAAAAGAATAAGCCGTTATTGGTCATTGGTGTTTTTCTCACCGTATTGCTAATTCCGCTGGTATTGTATCAAGTTGCAAAGGCTTGGCGTTTGGCTACTATAAAATTGAAAGAAGGACCCAAGATTCCTGAGTTGGACTGA